Proteins encoded by one window of Nicotiana tabacum cultivar K326 chromosome 10, ASM71507v2, whole genome shotgun sequence:
- the LOC107762904 gene encoding uncharacterized protein LOC107762904: MEKSATLESGEGRNSVELVKSVSDKQLDLLRPSARYYSVSKGQRGDAEDRDKGKYTLIRDVEDLQTGFYEPWKQPLAEVQGDGVFCCVANNHSSKTLLVASVMLAPYELYLL, translated from the exons ATGGAAAAGA GTGCTACTCTTGAAAGCGGAGAGGGCAGAAATAGCGTTGAACTCGTGAAATCGGTCTCTGACAAACAGCTTGACCTTTTGAGGCCATCAGCTCGGTATTATTCAGTATCTAAAG GACAAAGAGGTGATGCAGAAGATCGTGATAAGGGAAAGTATACATTGATTAGAGATGTAGAGGACCTTCAAACAGGGTTCTatgagccgtggaaacagcctcttgcagaagtGCAGG GCGATGGCGTGTTCTGTTGTGTTGCTAATAATCATAGCAGTAAAACTCTTCTTGTAGCTTCCGTTATGCTAGCTCCATACGAGCTGTATCTATTGTGA